The Oxalobacteraceae bacterium OTU3CINTB1 genome includes a window with the following:
- a CDS encoding helix-turn-helix domain-containing protein, giving the protein MTLAQLIRLNRQKLGISQLELAEKLGVSQAAIGQWEREVTAPRSKNFPELAKIFGIDVEQIVAASEELEIYQQAKAESDARKAAVEGRPSMGGIGHRWAGSNNTRSDVERAYFTRNSEEAKRFEDTLFKLLPMMGALGAHHVRFGGEEEKAWVADYVSTNSIIEIKHPLRHSALQTMILQSLWTLTVLRAVTHDQQNFIAIIRLPSVDEWDDEGLAMLKKMRETVQRYASDASVVGYHLLIVETAEEAAKAIVKIEQENLFEDEESLRQFLGGRDTQD; this is encoded by the coding sequence ATGACACTCGCACAACTCATCCGACTTAATCGTCAAAAGCTCGGCATCAGCCAGTTGGAGCTCGCGGAAAAATTAGGCGTTTCCCAGGCTGCTATCGGTCAATGGGAGCGCGAGGTCACGGCACCGCGAAGCAAAAACTTTCCGGAGCTCGCTAAGATTTTTGGGATCGATGTGGAGCAAATTGTTGCCGCGTCGGAGGAATTAGAAATCTATCAGCAGGCGAAGGCGGAGAGTGACGCACGCAAGGCTGCTGTTGAGGGTCGGCCAAGTATGGGTGGGATTGGCCATCGATGGGCAGGTTCGAACAATACGCGGAGCGACGTGGAGCGAGCGTATTTCACCCGCAATTCTGAGGAAGCGAAACGTTTTGAAGATACTCTGTTTAAACTGCTCCCTATGATGGGCGCACTTGGTGCGCATCACGTTCGCTTCGGTGGGGAAGAGGAAAAAGCTTGGGTCGCAGACTACGTTTCAACAAACAGCATAATTGAAATTAAGCATCCTCTGCGCCATTCGGCGTTGCAAACGATGATCCTTCAGTCTCTTTGGACTCTAACAGTATTGCGAGCAGTTACTCACGACCAACAAAACTTCATTGCGATAATCCGCTTACCATCAGTCGATGAGTGGGATGACGAGGGTCTTGCTATGCTCAAAAAAATGCGAGAGACCGTGCAGCGCTACGCTTCCGACGCCTCGGTGGTTGGCTATCACCTTCTCATAGTTGAGACTGCTGAAGAGGCTGCGAAAGCGATTGTCAAAATCGAGCAGGAGAATTTGTTTGAGGATGAGGAGTCTCTTCGCCAATTCCTTGGTGGTCGTGACACTCAGGACTAG
- a CDS encoding ORF6N domain-containing protein produces the protein MSAFEPHELLMAASAQGDLVEIAGVQLAPIEYKGARVLTLSMMDAVHQRPKDTARRNFNEHKKRLIEGEDFCKVSADEIRTHKIFPISNKAHEDVILLTETGYSMLVKSFTDDLAWDVQRQLVKSYFAKPAPATKPRRARTALSSSLADARAIDFIGNMVAKVPGARADVVAAIKLRMIEQHTGLPATQFGSALPAEALEKAVKLNPTEIGRRFAPKLSPIRVNTILVDLGLQRKSESGYVLTEAGVAHGEVHPYQAKNKHVGDQIDWYESVVEVVREAARGAGGQLQLIVG, from the coding sequence GTGAGCGCATTTGAACCACATGAACTGCTGATGGCGGCGAGTGCCCAGGGCGACCTGGTTGAGATCGCAGGCGTCCAGTTGGCGCCGATCGAATACAAGGGCGCGCGCGTGTTGACGCTGTCGATGATGGACGCGGTGCACCAGCGTCCGAAGGACACGGCCCGCCGCAATTTCAACGAGCACAAGAAGCGCCTGATCGAGGGCGAGGATTTTTGCAAAGTTAGTGCGGACGAAATTCGTACGCACAAAATCTTCCCCATTTCGAACAAGGCGCACGAGGACGTGATCCTGCTGACCGAGACCGGCTACAGCATGCTGGTCAAATCCTTCACCGACGATCTGGCTTGGGACGTGCAGCGGCAGCTGGTGAAGTCGTACTTCGCGAAGCCGGCGCCGGCCACGAAGCCGCGCCGCGCACGCACCGCGCTGTCATCCTCGCTCGCCGACGCCCGCGCTATCGACTTCATCGGCAACATGGTCGCGAAGGTACCGGGCGCGCGCGCCGACGTGGTGGCCGCCATCAAGCTGCGCATGATCGAGCAGCACACCGGCCTGCCGGCGACGCAGTTCGGCAGCGCGCTGCCCGCCGAGGCCTTGGAGAAGGCCGTGAAGCTGAACCCGACCGAGATAGGTAGGCGCTTTGCGCCGAAGCTGTCGCCGATCCGTGTCAATACGATCCTGGTCGACCTGGGTCTGCAGCGGAAGAGCGAGAGCGGTTACGTGCTGACCGAGGCAGGCGTAGCGCACGGCGAGGTGCATCCGTACCAGGCGAAAAACAAGCACGTTGGGGATCAGATCGACTGGTACGAGTCGGTCGTTGAGGTCGTACGCGAAGCGGCGCGAGGGGCCGGCGGCCAGCTGCAGCTGATAGTCGGCTAG
- a CDS encoding toxin-antitoxin system HicB family antitoxin produces MDEEIVRITIRMPKSLHAEADELAKAQDRSLNGQLVQLLRLGLAVAAKANQNKPNEIEQE; encoded by the coding sequence ATGGACGAGGAAATTGTACGCATCACGATCCGCATGCCCAAGTCACTTCACGCTGAGGCGGATGAATTGGCAAAGGCGCAGGATCGCAGCTTGAACGGCCAACTGGTCCAGCTGCTGCGTCTCGGCCTGGCTGTCGCGGCGAAAGCGAATCAAAACAAACCGAATGAAATCGAACAGGAATAG
- a CDS encoding HNH endonuclease has protein sequence MMAKLHNLKPRITAAPARIATMTPGAWRADKTSSTARGYGYKWQQARAAYLVKHPFCVYCLKEAGIPQSDDAVVVGMACMSKGIGLPMATVVDHSVPHRGDMVIFWDSSKWQSLCATHHSRDKQREEMMG, from the coding sequence CTGATGGCTAAGCTGCACAACCTCAAGCCCCGCATCACCGCCGCACCTGCCCGCATCGCCACGATGACACCTGGCGCATGGCGCGCCGACAAGACCAGCAGCACCGCGCGCGGCTACGGCTACAAGTGGCAGCAAGCCCGCGCCGCCTACCTGGTCAAGCATCCCTTCTGTGTGTATTGCCTGAAAGAGGCGGGCATTCCCCAATCCGATGACGCAGTGGTGGTTGGCATGGCCTGTATGTCCAAGGGCATTGGCCTGCCGATGGCTACCGTGGTCGACCACAGCGTGCCGCATCGAGGCGACATGGTGATCTTCTGGGATAGCAGCAAGTGGCAGTCGTTATGTGCCACACACCACAGCCGCGACAAGCAGCGCGAGGAGATGATGGGATGA
- a CDS encoding Arc family DNA-binding protein, producing the protein MEDLYRSQFRLPYPLYEKLKAQADKAGRSVNAELVARLEQSFYEAPMSGLSVEDVVKVSHQVIKSLYTDFIPRPAAEPAPAKPAPRRASKPKG; encoded by the coding sequence ATGGAAGATTTATACCGCAGCCAGTTCAGGCTCCCTTACCCGCTCTATGAAAAGCTGAAGGCTCAAGCCGACAAAGCGGGCCGGAGCGTCAACGCCGAACTTGTAGCGCGGTTGGAACAGTCCTTCTACGAGGCGCCGATGTCAGGGCTTTCCGTTGAGGATGTCGTGAAGGTCAGCCACCAGGTCATTAAAAGCCTCTACACCGATTTCATCCCGCGCCCAGCTGCCGAGCCGGCGCCCGCCAAACCAGCGCCGCGCCGCGCGTCGAAGCCGAAGGGCTAG
- a CDS encoding terminase large subunit: MSFSWSTACLDWEERIAAGLTLTPCPPLFPEQAALAWAIFSELRMVDAPGSPRMGDVVKPWVREFVEGIFGSYDADTGRRMIKEFMLLISKKNGKSTIAAGIMLTALLLNWRLEGEFIVLAPTKEVADNSYKPIAAMIRADDELGALLKVQDHIRTITHLQTNATLKVVAADGETVSGKKAIGVFIDELWLFGKNPRADAMLLEATGGLASRPEGFVIFATTQSDDPPAGAFLSRLLYARGVRDGRIVDPAFYPILYEFPQHMLDAGAHREVKNAYVTNPNMGASVDEEFIARGYRQAQEKGETEFRGFLAKHLNVEIGLALRSDRWAGANHWEQQALPKLSLDALIARCEVIDLGIDGGGLDDLLGFAAVGRCLTTREWFAWTHAWAHPSVLELRKSEAARFHDFEKDGDLTLVERIGDDVSELVSMAAQVWSSGKLDKIGVDPAGLGTILDMLEAEGIPADLIVGISQGWKMNGAIKTTERKLAAGEFWHGGQRLMNWCVGNAKVVAVGNAITITKQASGTAKIDPLAALFNAVTLLALNPTSNTISQGYVEL, translated from the coding sequence ATGAGTTTCTCGTGGTCTACCGCCTGCCTTGACTGGGAGGAGCGCATTGCTGCGGGCCTGACCCTGACGCCATGCCCGCCGCTTTTTCCGGAACAGGCAGCCTTAGCCTGGGCGATCTTCTCCGAACTGCGCATGGTCGACGCGCCCGGCAGCCCGCGCATGGGCGACGTGGTCAAGCCCTGGGTGCGCGAATTCGTCGAGGGCATCTTCGGCTCCTATGACGCCGACACTGGCCGCCGCATGATCAAAGAGTTCATGCTCTTGATCAGCAAGAAGAACGGAAAAAGTACGATCGCCGCCGGCATCATGTTGACGGCGCTGCTGCTGAACTGGCGGCTTGAGGGTGAATTCATCGTCCTGGCGCCGACCAAGGAAGTCGCCGACAACAGCTACAAGCCGATCGCCGCGATGATTCGCGCCGACGACGAGCTGGGCGCGCTACTGAAGGTTCAGGACCACATCCGGACCATCACGCACCTGCAGACGAACGCCACCCTCAAGGTGGTGGCAGCCGACGGCGAGACTGTATCGGGCAAGAAGGCCATCGGCGTTTTTATCGATGAGCTCTGGCTGTTCGGCAAGAACCCGCGCGCCGACGCGATGCTACTGGAAGCCACTGGCGGCCTGGCATCCCGTCCCGAGGGTTTCGTCATCTTCGCGACTACTCAGTCCGACGATCCTCCAGCTGGCGCCTTCCTCTCCCGCCTGTTGTATGCGCGCGGCGTGCGTGACGGCCGCATTGTCGATCCGGCCTTCTATCCCATCCTGTACGAATTCCCCCAGCACATGCTCGACGCCGGCGCGCACCGCGAGGTGAAGAACGCCTACGTGACGAACCCGAACATGGGCGCGTCGGTCGACGAAGAATTCATCGCGCGCGGCTACCGCCAGGCGCAAGAGAAGGGCGAAACCGAGTTTCGGGGCTTTCTCGCAAAGCACTTAAACGTCGAGATCGGCCTGGCGCTGCGGTCCGACCGCTGGGCTGGCGCCAACCACTGGGAGCAACAGGCGCTGCCTAAGCTCTCGCTGGACGCCCTGATCGCTCGCTGCGAGGTCATCGACCTTGGCATCGACGGCGGCGGCTTGGACGACTTGCTTGGCTTCGCTGCCGTGGGGCGCTGCCTGACGACGCGCGAATGGTTCGCCTGGACGCACGCCTGGGCCCACCCTTCGGTGCTTGAGCTGCGCAAATCCGAGGCGGCCCGGTTCCATGACTTCGAAAAGGATGGTGACTTGACTCTGGTCGAGCGCATCGGCGACGACGTCTCCGAGCTGGTCAGCATGGCCGCGCAAGTTTGGAGCTCCGGCAAGCTGGACAAGATCGGCGTCGACCCGGCCGGCCTGGGAACGATTCTCGACATGCTGGAAGCCGAGGGCATTCCGGCCGACTTGATCGTCGGCATCTCGCAGGGCTGGAAAATGAACGGCGCCATCAAGACGACTGAGCGCAAGCTGGCCGCCGGCGAGTTCTGGCATGGCGGCCAGCGCCTCATGAACTGGTGCGTCGGCAACGCAAAGGTGGTCGCGGTAGGCAACGCGATCACGATCACGAAGCAGGCGAGCGGCACAGCCAAAATCGACCCGCTCGCTGCTCTATTCAATGCTGTGACGCTGCTTGCGTTGAATCCTACCAGCAACACTATTTCCCAAGGTTACGTAGAGCTATGA
- a CDS encoding type II toxin-antitoxin system RelE/ParE family toxin: MKKLAFVGDSLKQIRNFAGDAMQDVGFQLHKVQIGEQPDDFKPMPTIGTGVEELRVWDESGTYRVVYTARFQDTVFVLHAFQKKTEQTAQSDIDLAKKRYKQVKEEQNGKN; the protein is encoded by the coding sequence ATGAAAAAATTAGCTTTTGTGGGAGATAGCCTGAAGCAAATCCGCAATTTTGCTGGCGACGCAATGCAGGATGTCGGTTTCCAACTTCACAAGGTCCAGATTGGCGAACAGCCTGACGACTTCAAACCGATGCCGACCATTGGGACCGGTGTTGAAGAGCTTAGGGTTTGGGATGAGTCAGGAACATACCGGGTTGTTTATACAGCAAGGTTCCAAGACACAGTATTTGTACTTCATGCATTTCAGAAAAAGACCGAGCAAACAGCGCAGTCCGATATTGATTTAGCGAAGAAACGCTATAAACAAGTAAAGGAAGAGCAAAATGGAAAAAATTGA
- a CDS encoding type II toxin-antitoxin system HicB family antitoxin: MKYPATFAPETGGFVVTFRDIPEALTQGDTEQEALDMARDALITAMDFYFEDRRPVPAPSKPKPGERLITLPTGLCAKVLLLNEMLAQKVIPAELARRMGVKPQEVTRILDLSHSTKIDTVAAALSALGRELVLSVA, encoded by the coding sequence ATGAAATATCCAGCTACCTTTGCACCCGAAACCGGCGGCTTCGTCGTTACCTTCCGCGATATCCCGGAGGCGCTCACGCAGGGCGATACCGAGCAGGAAGCGCTCGACATGGCGCGCGATGCGCTGATCACGGCGATGGATTTCTACTTCGAGGACCGTCGGCCTGTGCCGGCGCCGTCGAAGCCGAAGCCAGGCGAGCGGCTGATCACCTTGCCGACCGGCCTGTGCGCGAAAGTCCTGCTGCTCAACGAGATGCTGGCGCAGAAGGTCATCCCCGCCGAACTGGCGCGCCGCATGGGCGTGAAGCCCCAGGAGGTGACGCGCATTCTCGACCTGAGCCACTCGACCAAGATCGACACCGTCGCGGCGGCGCTGTCAGCGCTGGGTCGCGAACTGGTGCTGTCGGTGGCCTGA
- a CDS encoding type II toxin-antitoxin system HicA family toxin — MKQSEFVRWLRQNGATFKEGTNHLKVYLNGEQSILPRHPSKELKTGIVEGVKKALKLK; from the coding sequence GTGAAACAGAGTGAGTTTGTAAGGTGGCTCAGGCAGAACGGGGCGACATTCAAGGAAGGCACGAACCACTTGAAGGTCTATCTGAACGGCGAACAGTCCATCCTTCCGAGACACCCTAGCAAGGAACTTAAAACGGGAATTGTCGAAGGCGTCAAGAAAGCCCTCAAACTTAAATAG
- a CDS encoding terminase small subunit, producing MALTGKKRVFADAVLAGRSNKDAAIEAKYSATTASAAGSRLVKDPDVAAYLAARRVTPAAAPATAPKSPVTDPDDENVDPLNGAHYVDPKEFLAAAMNAPELDMRQRIDSAKALMPFTHQKLGEGGKKDGKLDAAKTAGQGRFGAPPPPPRLVVGGKK from the coding sequence ATGGCTTTAACAGGCAAAAAGCGGGTGTTTGCCGATGCCGTTTTGGCCGGCCGCTCCAATAAAGACGCGGCTATCGAGGCGAAATACAGCGCGACCACGGCATCGGCGGCAGGGTCACGCCTTGTTAAAGATCCTGATGTCGCCGCATACCTTGCCGCCCGCCGCGTTACCCCAGCTGCAGCGCCAGCCACTGCGCCCAAGTCGCCAGTCACGGACCCTGATGACGAGAACGTCGACCCGCTGAACGGCGCGCACTATGTCGACCCGAAAGAGTTCCTTGCCGCCGCTATGAACGCGCCTGAGCTGGACATGCGCCAACGCATCGACTCGGCCAAGGCGCTGATGCCCTTCACGCATCAGAAGCTGGGCGAGGGCGGCAAGAAGGATGGCAAGCTGGACGCCGCCAAGACCGCGGGCCAAGGCCGCTTTGGCGCACCGCCACCGCCGCCCCGCCTGGTGGTGGGCGGTAAGAAATGA
- a CDS encoding helix-turn-helix domain-containing protein, whose translation MKNQLSTGIAAAVAAAGSQIILGQQLGVSQQAINKWCKQGWVPLMRAGQIEALYNISRTRLANPKIVALLGATKATPTQPKEPQ comes from the coding sequence ATGAAAAATCAACTTTCAACTGGTATTGCAGCCGCTGTCGCCGCCGCCGGCAGCCAAATTATTCTGGGTCAGCAGTTAGGTGTCAGCCAGCAGGCCATTAACAAGTGGTGTAAGCAGGGCTGGGTCCCACTCATGCGCGCCGGCCAGATCGAAGCCCTCTACAACATCTCGCGCACGCGCCTCGCCAATCCGAAGATCGTCGCGCTGCTCGGCGCCACCAAGGCCACCCCCACCCAACCGAAGGAACCGCAATGA
- a CDS encoding ATP-binding protein has protein sequence MDALPERAAPVSIKQSEKQDVCEKHGEFTSMGFQIGRTMRWQGCPECSRLFAEAQREEQAKSAAEAAQRALERRLDRSGIPLRYRAKDFASFTAADDKQEKARSMAMEFATNFAEHLARGTFMVMSGQPGTGKSHLAIAIAQSIMGSHTALYTSAIDAVRMIRNTWRRDSPKSETDVLDMLAGVHLLVLDEVGVQYGTEAEQVSLFDIIDKRYRDMMPTILLTNQNKAGMKAFLGDRSFDRLREGGQWVTFDWESHRGKVAS, from the coding sequence ATGGACGCATTACCTGAACGCGCGGCACCGGTCTCGATCAAGCAATCGGAAAAGCAGGACGTCTGCGAGAAGCATGGCGAGTTCACCAGCATGGGGTTCCAGATTGGGCGCACGATGCGCTGGCAGGGCTGCCCTGAGTGCTCCAGACTGTTTGCAGAGGCGCAGCGGGAGGAGCAGGCCAAGAGCGCCGCTGAGGCCGCGCAGCGCGCGCTGGAGCGGCGCCTGGACCGTTCTGGCATTCCGCTGCGCTACCGCGCCAAGGACTTCGCGTCGTTCACCGCCGCCGATGACAAGCAGGAGAAGGCGCGGAGCATGGCGATGGAATTCGCCACCAACTTCGCCGAGCACTTGGCGCGCGGAACCTTCATGGTGATGTCGGGCCAGCCGGGCACCGGGAAGAGCCATCTGGCCATCGCCATCGCGCAGTCGATCATGGGCAGCCACACCGCCCTGTACACGAGTGCGATCGATGCGGTGCGGATGATCCGGAACACCTGGCGCCGCGATTCGCCGAAGTCGGAGACGGACGTGCTCGACATGCTCGCCGGCGTGCACTTGCTGGTGCTGGACGAGGTGGGCGTGCAGTACGGCACCGAGGCGGAGCAGGTGAGCCTGTTCGACATCATCGACAAGCGGTACCGCGACATGATGCCAACCATCCTGCTGACGAACCAGAACAAGGCCGGCATGAAGGCCTTCCTCGGCGATCGGAGCTTCGACAGGTTGCGCGAGGGTGGGCAGTGGGTGACGTTCGATTGGGAGTCGCATCGCGGCAAGGTGGCTTCGTGA
- a CDS encoding phage portal protein produces MTKNTSWDDVQRRAAVPGSAILTQWKAERESARQVSNVAYSADVMEAFGVSESGTTVSATSAMRVSAVAACVAKIAGAIVSMPIHIYRMADGDVPDRLPRDALWYLLNEQPSPQYTSASMWEGVSMAQLLRGDGYALIRRNIRGDVREILPLPWGSVSPMRLPDGVRYYVNLTSHGISTWFDPSDILHFPGLGFDDATMRSMSVIQYGARNAIGNALAMDEYSGKFFENGAHPSIVLSSKSKMNPEQITDLQSAFVRKYSGMSNSHRLPLVLTEGLEAKEISLNAEDAQLLEGRKFQVLDVARAFGVPGFMINESTGATSWGSGIESIGRAFVQYTLQPWLRKIEQELNRKLFPRDTGKFVEFYRDALTEGDLAAQGAYFRIALGGPGAGDGHMTINEVRRIKRLAPVPGGDEIFRAPRDTGKPANKSATEEPPAP; encoded by the coding sequence ATGACGAAAAACACATCGTGGGACGACGTGCAGCGCCGTGCTGCGGTGCCGGGGTCGGCGATCCTGACGCAATGGAAAGCTGAGCGTGAGAGCGCGCGCCAAGTCTCGAATGTCGCATACAGCGCCGACGTGATGGAGGCGTTTGGTGTCAGCGAATCCGGCACCACGGTATCCGCGACCAGCGCGATGCGCGTGTCGGCCGTGGCCGCATGTGTCGCCAAGATCGCCGGCGCTATCGTCAGCATGCCGATCCACATCTATCGAATGGCCGATGGCGACGTGCCAGATCGACTTCCGCGCGATGCGCTCTGGTATCTACTGAACGAGCAGCCATCGCCGCAGTACACCTCCGCCAGCATGTGGGAGGGCGTCAGCATGGCGCAACTGCTGCGCGGCGATGGCTACGCTCTGATTCGCCGAAACATTCGCGGCGATGTGCGCGAGATCCTGCCACTGCCATGGGGCTCGGTTTCGCCGATGCGTCTGCCGGATGGCGTGCGTTATTACGTCAACCTGACCTCGCACGGCATCTCGACCTGGTTCGACCCGTCCGACATCCTGCACTTCCCGGGCCTGGGCTTCGACGACGCCACCATGCGATCCATGTCGGTCATCCAGTACGGCGCGCGCAATGCCATCGGTAATGCGCTGGCCATGGATGAATACAGCGGCAAGTTCTTCGAGAACGGCGCCCACCCATCCATCGTTCTGAGCAGCAAATCCAAGATGAATCCCGAGCAGATCACGGACCTGCAGTCGGCTTTCGTGCGCAAATACTCCGGCATGAGCAATTCCCATCGCCTGCCGCTCGTGTTGACGGAAGGCTTGGAGGCGAAAGAGATCAGCCTGAACGCCGAGGACGCCCAGCTGCTTGAGGGCCGGAAGTTCCAGGTGCTCGACGTCGCCCGCGCATTCGGCGTACCGGGTTTCATGATCAACGAGTCCACCGGCGCCACCAGCTGGGGCTCCGGCATCGAAAGTATCGGCCGCGCCTTTGTTCAATACACCCTTCAGCCCTGGCTTCGCAAGATCGAACAGGAACTGAACCGCAAGCTATTCCCGCGCGACACCGGAAAGTTTGTTGAGTTCTACCGTGATGCGCTGACCGAGGGTGACCTCGCGGCCCAGGGCGCCTACTTCCGCATCGCCCTGGGCGGGCCGGGCGCCGGCGACGGTCACATGACCATCAACGAAGTCCGCCGGATCAAGCGCCTGGCGCCAGTTCCCGGCGGCGATGAAATTTTCCGCGCGCCGCGCGACACCGGCAAGCCGGCCAACAAATCAGCAACCGAGGAGCCGCCAGCGCCATGA
- a CDS encoding XRE family transcriptional regulator, giving the protein MEKIETFDNVWDALADTPAEAANLQARGELILLVTKFIRDKGWKQAEAAEHCGVTQPRMNDLLRGRVSRFSIDALVNIVSALGMRVHFDIEELEAA; this is encoded by the coding sequence ATGGAAAAAATTGAAACTTTCGACAATGTGTGGGATGCCCTCGCAGACACCCCAGCCGAAGCTGCGAATCTGCAAGCTCGTGGCGAATTGATTCTATTGGTCACTAAGTTTATTCGTGACAAGGGTTGGAAACAGGCTGAGGCTGCGGAGCACTGTGGCGTTACTCAGCCTCGCATGAACGACCTCCTGCGGGGTCGAGTGTCGCGCTTTTCGATAGATGCACTGGTGAACATCGTTTCTGCCTTGGGTATGCGTGTACATTTCGACATCGAAGAATTAGAAGCGGCGTAG